A single genomic interval of Streptomyces graminofaciens harbors:
- a CDS encoding glycine betaine ABC transporter substrate-binding protein: MPGIRSPLRIVALAVCSLFVLSGCADGNSGTGYADRQGPTVIGTDSSAESRVVAAIYREILTAAGQEVRTAKTTYASPAETAQAVVAGKIGIAPAYESTMLRALPGGQTMPGNMEATLSMALPPGIVALPPATAQRGVVIAVTEATADRHTLRSLADLGKAKGRLTLGGSASGDPGAPSTTSLKKAYGVTLTSAGTSGKADVLVLRSTDPAITRDGLVVLSDPKSVIPPEHVFPLISAPAVDATGREALARVNTPLTTGQLAALAASVKAGEAPGKAARTWLRSKGLLR; encoded by the coding sequence ATGCCAGGAATTCGTTCTCCGCTCCGAATCGTCGCTCTCGCCGTCTGCTCGCTCTTCGTTCTCTCCGGCTGTGCCGATGGGAACAGCGGCACCGGTTACGCAGACCGTCAAGGGCCGACCGTAATCGGCACCGACAGCTCTGCGGAAAGCCGGGTCGTGGCGGCGATATACCGCGAAATCCTCACCGCCGCCGGGCAGGAGGTGCGGACGGCGAAAACCACGTACGCGTCCCCTGCCGAAACCGCTCAGGCCGTGGTGGCGGGCAAGATAGGCATCGCGCCCGCTTACGAGAGCACCATGCTGCGCGCGTTGCCGGGCGGCCAGACCATGCCCGGCAACATGGAGGCGACGCTGAGCATGGCGCTGCCTCCGGGGATCGTCGCGCTGCCGCCGGCCACGGCGCAGCGCGGGGTCGTTATCGCGGTCACCGAGGCCACCGCCGACCGGCACACACTTCGCAGCCTCGCCGACCTCGGCAAAGCGAAAGGCCGCCTCACCCTCGGCGGCTCTGCCTCCGGTGATCCCGGCGCCCCTTCGACCACGTCGTTGAAGAAGGCGTACGGCGTCACTCTCACCTCGGCCGGGACATCGGGGAAAGCGGACGTACTGGTGCTGCGCAGCACCGACCCCGCGATCACCCGGGACGGACTGGTCGTACTGAGCGACCCCAAGTCCGTCATCCCGCCCGAGCACGTCTTCCCACTCATCAGCGCCCCTGCCGTGGATGCGACCGGCAGGGAGGCTCTGGCCCGCGTCAACACCCCCCTGACCACTGGCCAGTTGGCCGCGCTCGCCGCCTCTGTGAAGGCGGGCGAGGCTCCCGGAAAGGCTGCCAGAACCTGGCTGCGTTCCAAGGGCCTGCTGCGCTGA
- a CDS encoding cytochrome P450 yields MPCPALPDGFDFTDPDLLHHRVPFPEFAELRRVEPVRWIAQPANLAGFQDEGYWAVTRHADVKYVSTHPEIFSSTLNTAIIRFNEHIERDAIDAQRLIILNMDPPEHTRVRQIVQRGFTPRAIRALEDTLRTRAHSIAREALAHPGPFDFVTKVACELPLQAIAELIGIPQEDRSKIFEWSNRMIAYDDPEYAITEEVGQESAIELIAYAMNMAADRKQCPAKDIVTTLVAAEDEGNLGSDEFGFFVLALSVAGNETTRNAISHGMHAFLTHPEQWDLFKRERPATAAEEIVRWATPVVSFQRTATRDTELGGKQIKKGDRVGIFYSSANHDPEVFDTPEAFDITRDPNPHLGFGGGGPHFCLGKSLAVMEIDLIFNAVADAMPNLTLVSDPRRLRSAWINGVKELQVING; encoded by the coding sequence ATGCCCTGTCCAGCGCTGCCCGACGGGTTCGACTTCACCGACCCCGACCTGCTGCACCACCGCGTCCCCTTCCCGGAGTTCGCCGAGCTGCGCCGGGTGGAACCGGTCCGCTGGATCGCCCAGCCGGCCAACCTCGCCGGGTTCCAGGACGAGGGCTACTGGGCCGTGACCAGGCACGCAGACGTCAAGTACGTCTCCACCCATCCGGAGATCTTCTCGTCCACCCTCAACACGGCGATCATCCGCTTCAACGAACACATCGAGCGCGACGCGATCGACGCCCAGCGGCTGATCATCCTCAACATGGATCCGCCGGAACACACCCGGGTCCGCCAGATCGTCCAGCGCGGCTTCACTCCGAGGGCCATCCGCGCGCTGGAGGACACCCTGCGCACCCGCGCCCACTCCATCGCCCGGGAGGCCCTCGCCCACCCCGGACCCTTCGACTTCGTCACCAAGGTCGCCTGCGAACTGCCGCTCCAGGCGATAGCCGAGCTGATCGGCATCCCGCAGGAGGACCGTTCCAAGATCTTCGAGTGGTCGAACCGGATGATCGCGTACGACGACCCGGAGTACGCCATCACCGAGGAGGTCGGCCAGGAGTCGGCCATCGAGCTCATCGCCTACGCCATGAACATGGCCGCCGACCGCAAACAGTGCCCGGCCAAGGACATCGTGACCACGCTGGTGGCCGCCGAGGACGAGGGCAACCTGGGCTCCGACGAGTTCGGCTTCTTCGTGCTCGCGCTGTCCGTCGCGGGCAACGAGACCACCCGCAACGCCATCAGCCACGGCATGCACGCGTTCCTCACCCACCCCGAGCAGTGGGACCTCTTCAAGCGGGAGCGCCCGGCGACGGCCGCCGAGGAGATCGTGCGCTGGGCGACCCCCGTCGTCTCCTTCCAGCGCACGGCCACCCGGGACACCGAACTCGGCGGCAAGCAGATCAAGAAGGGCGACCGGGTCGGCATCTTCTACTCCTCCGCCAACCACGACCCCGAGGTCTTCGACACCCCGGAGGCCTTCGACATCACCCGGGACCCCAACCCCCACCTCGGCTTCGGCGGCGGAGGCCCGCACTTCTGCCTCGGCAAGTCCCTGGCCGTCATGGAGATCGACCTGATCTTCAACGCGGTCGCCGACGCCATGCCGAACCTGACGCTGGTGAGCGACCCACGCCGGCTGCGTTCCGCCTGGATCAACGGGGTCAAGGAACTCCAGGTGATCAACGGCTGA
- a CDS encoding esterase/lipase family protein, giving the protein MSEQQYEQAEKSVGEFTLATPVGAEPPVPLPYPVPEPDEEWELPNGFAHVFYGDDNRGITRPVIMCDGFNLGRSDLKSLYAGLDRDYPLLSQLRRRGRDVILLGLDERSASILDNAEAVVAAVMRTAAEQQGDAPLTVGGFSMGGLVTRYALAKMERRRMDHRTRLYFSYDSPHRGAVVPIGLQAFSHFIPVPNPFARQMNSPAARQMLWRHYDPATGESGIAPERTRFLEELESVGGWPRIPRLLALANGRGDGTGLTLPPGATALKVERIYPGTTFYTQAQGKDVIVAELKRRFPPAEKTITTNDFPELDGAPGGTLRSYGILADMLKKFGADVDLRHAEVCFVPSVSAVAIRDIDQQKDLYADIGGLDPEQSEVDEFVCSSATTAHTAITQELGEWLLDRLPD; this is encoded by the coding sequence TTGTCCGAGCAACAGTACGAACAGGCGGAAAAGAGCGTCGGGGAGTTCACACTCGCCACCCCCGTGGGTGCCGAGCCGCCGGTCCCCCTGCCTTATCCGGTCCCGGAACCGGACGAGGAGTGGGAACTGCCGAACGGTTTCGCACACGTCTTCTACGGTGACGACAACCGGGGGATCACCCGGCCGGTGATCATGTGCGACGGCTTCAACCTCGGCAGGAGCGACCTGAAGTCGCTGTACGCCGGTCTCGACCGCGACTACCCCCTCCTGAGCCAACTCCGCCGCCGGGGCCGCGACGTCATCCTGCTCGGTTTAGACGAGCGCTCCGCCTCGATCCTGGACAACGCCGAAGCCGTGGTCGCCGCCGTCATGCGGACCGCCGCCGAGCAACAGGGCGACGCACCGCTGACCGTGGGCGGCTTCAGCATGGGCGGTCTGGTCACCCGCTACGCCCTCGCCAAGATGGAGCGTCGGCGGATGGACCACCGCACCCGCCTGTACTTCTCCTACGACAGCCCGCACCGCGGCGCTGTCGTACCCATCGGCCTCCAGGCGTTCTCGCACTTCATCCCGGTCCCGAACCCCTTCGCCCGGCAGATGAACAGTCCGGCCGCCCGGCAGATGCTCTGGCGCCACTACGACCCGGCGACCGGGGAGTCCGGAATCGCGCCCGAGCGCACGCGGTTCCTGGAGGAGCTGGAGAGCGTCGGCGGCTGGCCGCGCATCCCCCGCCTTCTGGCGCTCGCCAACGGCCGCGGCGACGGCACGGGCCTCACGCTCCCGCCCGGCGCGACCGCGCTGAAGGTCGAGCGGATCTACCCGGGCACGACCTTCTACACCCAGGCCCAGGGCAAGGACGTCATCGTCGCCGAGCTGAAGCGGAGGTTCCCCCCGGCAGAGAAGACGATCACGACGAATGACTTCCCCGAACTGGACGGCGCCCCCGGCGGCACCCTCCGCTCGTACGGCATCCTCGCCGACATGCTGAAGAAGTTCGGCGCCGACGTCGATCTACGGCACGCGGAAGTCTGCTTCGTGCCCTCGGTGAGCGCGGTCGCGATCCGCGACATCGACCAGCAGAAGGACCTCTACGCCGACATCGGCGGCCTGGATCCGGAGCAGAGCGAGGTCGACGAGTTCGTCTGTTCCTCGGCCACGACGGCGCACACCGCCATCACCCAGGAGCTCGGCGAGTGGCTGCTGGACCGGCTGCCCGACTGA
- a CDS encoding steroid 3-ketoacyl-CoA thiolase — MAAEPVIVEAVRTPIGKRGGALANLHPAYLLGETYRELLGRTGIPADCVEQIVGGTVTHAGEQSMNPARTAWLTMGLPYETAATTVDCQCGSSQQASHMVANMVAAGVIDVGISCGVEAMSRVPLGSGSKHGPGKPFPDEWNVDLPNQFEAAERIARRRGLSREDVDSLGVLSQERAAVAWAEERFKRETFAVQVPTTEDEQRAGQGMWRLVDRDEGLRDTSAEALARLKPIMPTAVHTAGNSSQISDGAAAIMWASKRMARALKLRPRARIVAQALVGADPHFHLDGPIDATKAVLGKAGMSLKDIDLVEINEAFASVVLSWARVFEQDLAKVNVNGGAIALGHPVGATGARLITTALHELERADKEFALVTMCAGGGLATGTIIQRL; from the coding sequence ATGGCCGCGGAACCCGTGATCGTCGAAGCCGTACGCACCCCCATCGGCAAGCGCGGCGGCGCGCTCGCCAACCTCCATCCCGCCTATCTCCTGGGCGAGACGTACCGAGAACTCCTCGGCCGCACCGGCATCCCCGCCGACTGCGTCGAACAGATCGTCGGCGGCACGGTCACCCACGCCGGCGAACAGTCCATGAACCCCGCGCGCACGGCCTGGCTGACCATGGGCCTGCCGTACGAGACGGCCGCGACGACGGTGGACTGCCAGTGCGGGTCCTCGCAGCAGGCCTCGCACATGGTGGCGAACATGGTCGCGGCGGGCGTGATCGACGTGGGCATCAGCTGCGGGGTCGAGGCGATGTCGCGGGTGCCGCTGGGGTCGGGGTCGAAGCACGGGCCCGGGAAGCCGTTCCCGGACGAGTGGAACGTGGATCTGCCGAACCAGTTCGAGGCGGCGGAGCGGATCGCACGCCGTCGTGGACTGTCCAGGGAGGACGTCGACTCGCTCGGCGTCCTCTCGCAGGAACGGGCCGCAGTGGCCTGGGCCGAGGAGCGGTTCAAACGGGAGACGTTCGCGGTCCAGGTGCCGACGACGGAGGACGAGCAGAGGGCCGGACAGGGCATGTGGCGCCTGGTGGACCGGGACGAGGGGCTGCGCGACACGTCGGCGGAGGCGCTGGCCCGGCTGAAACCGATCATGCCCACTGCCGTGCACACCGCGGGCAACTCGTCCCAGATCAGCGACGGCGCGGCGGCGATCATGTGGGCGTCGAAGCGGATGGCGCGGGCGCTGAAACTGCGCCCCCGGGCGCGGATCGTGGCCCAGGCCCTGGTGGGCGCCGACCCGCACTTCCACCTCGACGGGCCGATCGACGCGACGAAGGCGGTGCTGGGCAAGGCGGGCATGTCCCTGAAGGACATCGACCTCGTCGAGATCAACGAGGCCTTCGCGTCCGTGGTGTTGAGCTGGGCGCGGGTCTTCGAACAGGACCTGGCGAAGGTGAACGTCAACGGGGGCGCGATCGCGCTGGGGCATCCGGTGGGGGCGACCGGGGCACGGCTGATCACGACCGCGCTGCATGAACTGGAGCGGGCGGACAAGGAGTTCGCGCTGGTGACGATGTGCGCGGGGGGCGGGTTGGCCACGGGGACGATCATTCAGCGGCTTTGA
- a CDS encoding transglycosylase SLT domain-containing protein codes for MNRSLLRRIASPKKVLTGAAVAATAAGALLAAAPAQAASEASQAQAIAKKMIGDSAQYTCFSNIVDHESDWNINATNASSGAYGLVQALPGSKMASAGSDWKTNAATQIKWGVDYMKDRYGSPCGAWNFWQANNWY; via the coding sequence TTGAACCGCTCGCTCCTCCGCCGCATCGCCTCCCCGAAGAAGGTCCTCACCGGTGCCGCCGTGGCCGCCACCGCCGCCGGTGCGCTGCTCGCCGCCGCGCCCGCCCAGGCCGCGTCGGAGGCCTCGCAGGCCCAGGCGATCGCGAAGAAGATGATCGGCGACTCGGCCCAGTACACGTGCTTCTCCAACATCGTCGACCACGAGAGCGACTGGAACATCAACGCGACGAACGCGTCCTCCGGCGCCTACGGCCTGGTCCAGGCGCTCCCCGGCTCGAAGATGGCCTCCGCCGGTTCCGACTGGAAGACCAACGCCGCCACCCAGATCAAGTGGGGCGTGGACTACATGAAGGACCGCTACGGCAGCCCCTGTGGCGCGTGGAACTTCTGGCAGGCCAACAACTGGTACTGA
- a CDS encoding prenyltransferase/squalene oxidase repeat-containing protein, producing MTATAALTVLLGLGSVPVALADGSPAPSASPSQAIPTGLYGSDDPAEDGVRRQSLTLLALSTAGEKPPAEAVRWLVDQQCDNGAWAAYRADPYAKCDATTPVDPGSTAVAVQALAWLGRHDTEIERAVDWLKDVQHEDGGWGDDAGGASDAGSTSAVIGALAAVGADPADQKRHGNSPYDLLGTLSVPCQEKGAGAFAQRPDKKGGLVPDAEATAAGVLGSLGKGYVVGAWMAGDKADGCRSDSGGREAVAHNGVRRLTEATAENGCLTSALSGSGGRPDHGATADAVVALAAAGATDATSKPLAWLKKNHGSWAAEAGPAAYARLILAAHATWTDPHDFGGTDLVEQLAATGPATDVDYFPTPDGNTSAGEEGQAEDDSGFGWSGKWLLARLGVFAAISLFVFFVWDRKRDRS from the coding sequence CCCTGACCGTTCTGCTCGGCCTCGGTTCCGTGCCGGTCGCCCTCGCCGACGGCTCCCCCGCTCCCTCCGCCTCGCCGTCCCAGGCGATACCCACCGGGCTGTACGGCTCCGACGACCCCGCCGAGGACGGCGTCCGGAGGCAGTCCCTCACTCTCCTCGCGCTGAGCACGGCCGGCGAGAAGCCCCCGGCCGAGGCCGTGCGCTGGCTCGTCGACCAGCAGTGCGACAACGGGGCCTGGGCGGCGTACCGCGCCGACCCCTACGCCAAGTGTGACGCGACGACCCCGGTCGACCCCGGCAGTACGGCGGTCGCGGTGCAGGCGCTCGCCTGGCTCGGCAGGCACGACACCGAGATCGAGCGGGCCGTCGACTGGCTGAAGGACGTACAGCACGAGGACGGCGGCTGGGGCGACGACGCGGGCGGGGCGAGCGACGCCGGCTCGACGTCCGCCGTGATCGGCGCCCTGGCGGCCGTGGGCGCCGACCCCGCCGACCAGAAGCGGCACGGCAACTCCCCTTACGACCTCCTGGGCACACTCTCCGTCCCCTGTCAGGAGAAGGGCGCCGGCGCCTTCGCCCAGCGGCCCGACAAGAAGGGCGGGCTCGTGCCGGACGCCGAGGCCACGGCCGCCGGCGTGCTCGGCAGCCTGGGGAAGGGATACGTGGTGGGCGCGTGGATGGCCGGCGACAAGGCCGATGGGTGTAGGAGTGACTCCGGCGGGCGCGAGGCCGTCGCCCACAACGGCGTACGCCGTCTCACCGAGGCCACGGCCGAGAACGGCTGTCTGACCTCCGCGCTCTCCGGGTCCGGAGGTCGGCCCGACCACGGCGCCACCGCCGACGCGGTCGTCGCGCTCGCCGCCGCCGGGGCGACGGACGCCACGTCGAAGCCGCTGGCCTGGCTGAAGAAGAACCACGGGAGTTGGGCGGCCGAGGCGGGCCCCGCCGCGTACGCCCGGCTCATCCTCGCCGCCCACGCGACCTGGACCGATCCGCACGACTTCGGGGGCACCGACCTGGTCGAGCAGCTGGCCGCCACCGGTCCGGCGACCGATGTCGACTACTTCCCCACGCCTGACGGAAACACGTCCGCCGGGGAGGAAGGGCAGGCGGAGGACGACAGCGGGTTCGGCTGGTCCGGCAAGTGGCTGCTGGCCAGGCTCGGTGTGTTCGCCGCCATCTCGCTCTTCGTGTTCTTCGTGTGGGACAGGAAACGGGATCGCTCGTGA